One part of the Prochlorococcus marinus str. MIT 9313 genome encodes these proteins:
- a CDS encoding TIGR04282 family arsenosugar biosynthesis glycosyltransferase — protein MAKPALVVMARWPAAGRCKRRLADTLGIVRAASIQARLTKHTLRVANHLANRGLVELQFAITGLAPKAAKRWAHDQGVSTVELQGKGSLGERMRRQVLRVQQRHHPQITMGRTTLLIGTDLPNLCDRDLLQALEALQEHEFVLGPATDGGYWLLGLSGRLVKPVTRWPFCGIPWGSNQVKQVTLQKAADAGVRPCLLGQQNDLDCLEDLSPWQACEERLI, from the coding sequence ATGGCAAAACCTGCACTGGTGGTGATGGCCCGCTGGCCGGCAGCAGGCAGATGCAAACGAAGACTGGCCGACACTCTTGGAATAGTGCGTGCAGCATCAATCCAGGCCAGGCTTACCAAACACACTCTGCGCGTGGCCAATCATCTGGCCAATAGAGGCCTGGTCGAGCTGCAATTCGCGATCACTGGCCTCGCTCCCAAGGCAGCCAAGCGCTGGGCACACGATCAAGGTGTGAGCACAGTGGAGCTTCAAGGCAAGGGAAGCCTGGGTGAACGGATGCGTCGACAGGTTTTGCGAGTGCAGCAACGACACCATCCACAAATCACAATGGGCCGCACCACATTGCTGATCGGCACAGACCTGCCAAATCTCTGTGATCGTGATCTGCTTCAGGCCCTAGAAGCTTTGCAAGAGCATGAGTTCGTACTTGGACCCGCTACTGATGGGGGCTATTGGTTACTTGGACTCTCAGGGCGCTTGGTAAAGCCCGTGACACGCTGGCCCTTCTGCGGCATTCCTTGGGGTAGCAATCAAGTGAAGCAAGTCACACTGCAGAAAGCAGCGGATGCAGGAGTAAGGCCTTGCTTACTTGGTCAACAAAACGATCTCGATTGCCTTGAAGATCTTTCACCATGGCAAGCATGCGAGGAAAGATTGATATGA
- a CDS encoding TIGR04283 family arsenosugar biosynthesis glycosyltransferase, whose product MSNISALSEVGHHLSVIVPSLNEASRLPLLLADLQRWPTPLDLWIVDAGSCDDTELAAQLTGAHVLRVANPNRGAQLSHGACHAKGTWLMFLHADSRLPPQWPAVVEAVITQSAGELNAWFFDYKIQGKGTKLRLMELAVALRSHWLQRPYGDQGLLISKRLYQHIGGYKPIPLMEDLDLVQRLSCQVKLLSLGLPLYTDGRRLQRLGLLNQAWQNAQLRRRWRRGEAAKQLSKDYYQ is encoded by the coding sequence ATGAGCAACATCTCAGCTCTAAGTGAGGTGGGACATCACCTCAGCGTGATTGTGCCGAGCCTCAATGAAGCCAGCCGTCTACCACTGCTCTTGGCTGATCTCCAACGCTGGCCGACACCCCTTGACCTTTGGATCGTTGATGCTGGCAGCTGTGATGACACAGAACTCGCTGCCCAACTCACAGGAGCTCATGTACTGCGAGTAGCCAATCCCAATCGGGGTGCTCAGCTCAGCCATGGAGCATGCCATGCCAAAGGAACTTGGCTGATGTTCCTGCATGCCGACAGCCGACTCCCCCCCCAATGGCCCGCTGTCGTTGAAGCAGTGATTACTCAGTCAGCAGGAGAGCTGAATGCTTGGTTTTTCGACTACAAAATCCAAGGAAAGGGAACAAAACTTCGTCTAATGGAACTAGCTGTGGCCCTTCGCAGTCATTGGCTGCAAAGGCCCTATGGCGATCAAGGCTTGCTCATCAGCAAAAGGCTCTACCAACACATCGGGGGATACAAACCCATCCCTTTGATGGAAGATCTCGATTTGGTGCAGCGACTCTCTTGCCAAGTCAAGTTGCTAAGCCTGGGATTACCCCTGTACACCGATGGCCGCCGTTTGCAACGGCTAGGTCTACTCAATCAAGCCTGGCAAAACGCCCAATTGCGTAGACGCTGGCGCAGAGGAGAGGCAGCCAAGCAGCTGTCAAAAGACTATTACCAATAA